The stretch of DNA ACAGGATGTGATTCAGTTCAACGTTGTCACAGGACGTGACGATCTTAGTTGAACTTCATAACCGGTTGTTTCTTATTCATCAATTTTTGAACACTATTGTTTTTTGTTCGATTTTGTTCGACACATTCGTATTAATCTTAGTGTAGCCTATGGGGGAAAGTGCAAGCAACTGTGCAATATTCAATGTTTTGTTATATTTTCAATTATTTCAAGCCTTACTTTTGTTGAAAAATGGTGTATAGTCTCTCTTAGGTGGTGATATTATGGGCGATTTTACGCATTTCAATGACCAAGGTCGAGCGAAGATGGTCGATATATCTGATAAAGAAGAAACGGTTAGGACAGCTCGTGTTCGAAGCAGTGTCCGCGTTTCGAAGGAAATATATGAAGCGATTCAAGGCAATCGTATCAAAAAGGGTGATGTGTTATCCGTTGCCCAAGTAGCAGGGATTATGGCTGCAAAAAAAACACCTGATATCGTACCGATGTGTCATCCATTACCACTGAAAGCAGTAGATATCAC from Pseudalkalibacillus berkeleyi encodes:
- the moaC gene encoding cyclic pyranopterin monophosphate synthase MoaC, whose protein sequence is MGDFTHFNDQGRAKMVDISDKEETVRTARVRSSVRVSKEIYEAIQGNRIKKGDVLSVAQVAGIMAAKKTPDIVPMCHPLPLKAVDITFEWTVENTYELIIDVTVKTKGNTGVEMEALTAASAVGLTVYDMCKAIDKGMIIGPTYLLEKTGGKNGDYRHDI